ACGCGCGCGCCGCCACACGCGGACCGGCGGTCCGGGGCACAGCTACGACTCCGACACCATGTCGTGCCGGCCTGCGCCGCGGGCTGCCGATTCGCAACGGGCGGGGAGAGGTGGGAGCGCGGTTCCCGAGCAGAACGCGCGGCGTCAATGCTTCGCAGTCTTCCGCAACGTCGGTGACAGCGCGCTCCCGTAGCCGGTCGGCCCGGTCACGTCCGATCTGGGACAATCGCCGGATGAGCACATCCTCCGGTTTCGTCGTCGCCATCCCCGCGCGTTATGCCTCCACCCGCTTGCCCGGCAAGCCGCTGCAGTCGCTGGCGGGGGAGCCGCTGGTGCTGCACGTCGCGCGCCGCGCGCTGGCGGCCGGGGCTGACGAAGTGTGGGTGGCCACCGACGACGCCCGGGTACGCGATGCGCTGCAGGGCACCCCGGTGCAGGTGGCCATGACCGCCCCGGAGCATCCCTCCGGTACCGACCGGCTTGCCCAGTGCGCCGCGATCGCAGGCTGGGAAGACGATCGCGTGGTCGTGAACCTGCAGGGCGACGAGCCCTTCGCGCCGGTCTCGGGAGTCCGTGCGGTTGCGGCGTTGGCCGGGCGGCAGGGCGTGGATCTGGCGACCCTGTGCGCGCCGATCGGGGATGTCGAGACGCTGCTCGATCCCAATGCGGTCAAGGTGGTGCGCGCGGCGAGCGGCGATGCCCTGTACTTCAGCCGCGCGCCGGTGCCATGGCCGCGCGATGCGTTCGCCCTCGGCCGGGACGTGATGCCCGCAGGCGACTGGTGGCGGCACATCGGCATCTACGGCTATCGCGTGGGATTCCTGAAGCGGTTCGCGGCGATGCCGCCGGGGCAGCTGGAGCAGATCGAGATGCTCGAACAGTTGCGTGTGCTGGAGGCCGGACACCGGATCGCGGTGGGTATTGCGCCCGAGGCCTTTCCGCCTGGCGTCGATACATCCGACGATCTCGCCCGCGCCGAGGCCCGGTTGGCGGCGCTGCTGCGATGATCCGGCTGCTGGTGGTGTGCCTGGGCAACATATGCCGCTCGCCGATGGCCGAGGGCGCGTTGCGGTCGCGGATCGAAGCGGCCGGACTGGCGGAGGTGATGGACGTCGATTCCTGTGGCACCGGGGACTGGCACGCCGGCGACGCGCCCGACCCGCGCGCGATCCGTTGCGCCGCCGGGCACGGCGTCGATATCGCCGCACTGCGTGCCCGCACGCTGGAGGCAGCCGACTATCGCGCGTTCGATGCACTGCTGTGCGCGGATGCCAGCACCTTGCGCATCGTGCAATCGCGGCGGCCGGCGGATGCGTCTGCCCAGGCGGCGCTGCTGCTCGACTGGGCGGGGCGGGGCGGTGGCGATATCCCCGACCCCTACACGGGCGACGCCGCCGGCTTCGAGACGGTCTGGTCCCTGGTCGACGAGGCAGCGGATGCCATCGTCGAGCGTCACCGCCGCCTGGCGCCTGGCGCCCGCGGTTCGCGCATAATCCGTTCATGACCGAAGCCGCGATCGCATCCGAGTTCCCGGCCAGCCTGGAGTGGCTGAACCTGAGCGACCCCCTGCGGATGACGCAGCTGCGGGGCAAGGTGTGTGCCCTGGCCTTCGTGAACCTGGGTTCGGCATGGTCGCAGCAATGTCTTGCGGATCTCGGTCATCTGCGTGCGCGGCATCGCGAGCGGCTCACCGTCGTGGCGGTGAACGTGCCGCGCTTCGACGCCGAACGTGACGCGCGGCGCGCGTCCAAGCGCGTGCATCGCCAGCAGGTCGAATTTCCGGTTGCGCACGATCCGGACTGGACGCTCTGGCAGCACTACGGCATCGAAGCCTGGCCGACGGTCGTGCTGATCGACGGTGAGGGGCGGGTGCGCGAACGCATCGTCGGCGAGGGCGGGATCCGCGCGCTCGACGCAAGCGTGAGTGCATTGGCCGACGAACTCACGCCACAGGCGGTCAACGGCGATCCGGTCCGTCTGCGCCGCAGCGGCGAGCCGCCGCTGCCGTTGCGGTTTCCGGTCGGCCTGGCGCTGTCGGGCAACTATCTCTACGTCGCCGACAGCGGCCATCACCGCGTACTCGAGTGCGATACCAGCGGCCGCATCCTGCGCCAGTTCGGCAGCGGCAGCCCCGGCTTCATCGATGGCCCGATGGAGCTGGCTGCGTTCACCCGCCCGCACGGGCTGCATGTCGAACGCGACGTGCTCTACGTGGCCGATACCGGCAACCATTCCGTCCGCCGCATCGAACTGCGCACCGGCGACATCGCGACGATCTGCGGCGCGGGGCGACCCGGCACGACGGTCGCGGGTCCGCTTGCCGATCCGCGGGCGATCGCGCTCGACCAGCCGCGCGACATCGTGCTGGCGGGAGACAAGCTTTTCATCGCCTGCGCCGGTGACAACCGCATCTGGCGGCTCGATCTGGGCCGTTCCAGTGTCGAGCTGCTCGCCGGCAGCGGCAGGCTTGCGGTGATCGACGGCATCGGCGCGATGGCATCGTTCGCCGAGCCGGTATCGCTGGCCTGCGTGCAGCAGACGCTGTATGTCTGCGACGCGGCCGGTTCGGCGATACGCAGCGTGCACACCCGTACCGGCGCCGTGTCGACGCTCGTCGGCCAGGATCCCTGGCAGTTCGGCTGCGTCGACGGCCCACGCACCGATGCGCGCATGCAGAACCCGCAGGCGCTCGCACTCGAGCCCGACGCGCCGGTGCTGTGGATCGCCGACGCCGGCAACGACAGCCTGCGCCGGCTGCGTCTGGGCGGCGGCGAGCTCACGACCTGCGAACTGCCGCAGCGCCTGCATGCGCCCGCCGGGCTGGCGATCGGCAACGACGCCGTATGGATTGCCGATACCGATTCTCACGCGGTATTGCGGCTTGATCCCGCCAGCGGCGCCGTCCGCCATGTTCCGATAGGCGAATGACCGGATCGCAGGGCAACGGCGGCAAGGCAGTGTTCGACGGCAAGGCGTTCGTCGCGGGGCTCAGCACTGCGCCGGGCGTCTATCGCATGTATGCGGCCGACGACACCGTCCTGTACGTCGGCAAGGCCGGCGATCTGCGCAAGCGCGTGGCGAGCTATTTCAACGCCACGCCCAAGGTCACGCGGACGATGGCGATGATCGCGCAGATCGCGCGCATGGAGACCACGGTGACCCGCACCGAGGCCGAGGCGCTGCTGCTCGAGAACCAGCTGATCAAGTCGCTCAAGCCGCGCTACAACGTCTCGCTGCGCGACGACAAGAGCTATCCCTACGTGCTGGTGACGAGCGAGGACTGGCCGCGCATCGCCGTGCATCGCGGGCCGCGCAACGTCCCCGGCCGTTACTTCGGCCCGTACCCCGGGGTGACCGCGGTGCGCGAGACGCTGAACCTGATGCAGAAGCTGTTCAAGCTGCGCAACTGCGAGGACAGCGTGTTCCGCAATCGCTCGCGGCCGTGCCTGCAGCATCAGATCGGACGCTGCACCGCGCCCTGTGTCGGGCTGGTTTCCGCGCCGGACTACGCTGATGCCGTGCGGCGGGCTTCGATGTTCCTCGACGGTCGCAGCGACGAGCTGACGCAGGAAGTCACCCGCGACATGGAGGCGGCAGCCGAAGCGCTGAATTTCGAGGAGGCTGCGCGGCTGCGCGATCTGCTCGGCAACATGCGCAGCATGCAGGCGCGCCAGTACGTGGACGGCAAGGTTGCCGAGCTCGACGTGCTGGCCGTGGCGATGCAGGGCAGCCAGGCCTGCGTGCTGCTGCTGTCGTTCCGCGACGGCCGCAACCTCGGCACACGCGCCTTCCATCCGCGCACCAACGGCAGCGACGATCCGGCCGAAGTGCTGGCCGCGTTCGTCTCCCAGCATTACGCCGAGCAGCCGGCGCCGCGTGAGATCGTGCTCGACCGCGCGATCGAGGACGTTCCGCTGCTGGAGCAGGCCTTCAGCGAGGCCGGCGGACGACGCGTGCAGATCAAGTACAACGTGCGCGGCGACCGCGCGCGCTACGTCGATCTGGCGCGTCGCAACGCCGAGATCTCGCTCGCGACCGAAATGAGCAGCCAGGCTGCGCAGAACGCGCGCGCGGAGTCGCTGCGCGAGATGCTCGGGCTCAGCCGGCCCGCGCAGCGCATCGAGTGTTTCGACATCAGCCACACCATGGGTGAGGCCACCGTGGCGTCGTGCGTGGTGTTCGATGCGGCAGGCCCCGTGCGTGGCCAGTACCGGCGCTACAACATCGCCGGCATCGAACCCGGCGATGACTACGCGGCGATGCACCAGGCGCTGACGCGGCGCTTCCGCAAGGCGGCCGAGGCGCGCGCGGCGGAGGTGGCCGCTGCGGATTCCGGCACC
The genomic region above belongs to Luteimonas chenhongjianii and contains:
- the uvrC gene encoding excinuclease ABC subunit UvrC translates to MTGSQGNGGKAVFDGKAFVAGLSTAPGVYRMYAADDTVLYVGKAGDLRKRVASYFNATPKVTRTMAMIAQIARMETTVTRTEAEALLLENQLIKSLKPRYNVSLRDDKSYPYVLVTSEDWPRIAVHRGPRNVPGRYFGPYPGVTAVRETLNLMQKLFKLRNCEDSVFRNRSRPCLQHQIGRCTAPCVGLVSAPDYADAVRRASMFLDGRSDELTQEVTRDMEAAAEALNFEEAARLRDLLGNMRSMQARQYVDGKVAELDVLAVAMQGSQACVLLLSFRDGRNLGTRAFHPRTNGSDDPAEVLAAFVSQHYAEQPAPREIVLDRAIEDVPLLEQAFSEAGGRRVQIKYNVRGDRARYVDLARRNAEISLATEMSSQAAQNARAESLREMLGLSRPAQRIECFDISHTMGEATVASCVVFDAAGPVRGQYRRYNIAGIEPGDDYAAMHQALTRRFRKAAEARAAEVAAADSGTDPPVTAEGAGILPDVLLIDGGAGQVAQARAVLDTLGITGICLVGVAKGEARKPGDETLLLPDGRALKPGAASPGLQLVQQVRDEAHRFAITGHRGRRQKARTTSRLEDIPGIGPRRRASLLKHFGGLGGLKAAGAEQIAQVEGVNAALAQRIYATLHGLDPGPGAGPD
- the kdsB gene encoding 3-deoxy-manno-octulosonate cytidylyltransferase, whose product is MSTSSGFVVAIPARYASTRLPGKPLQSLAGEPLVLHVARRALAAGADEVWVATDDARVRDALQGTPVQVAMTAPEHPSGTDRLAQCAAIAGWEDDRVVVNLQGDEPFAPVSGVRAVAALAGRQGVDLATLCAPIGDVETLLDPNAVKVVRAASGDALYFSRAPVPWPRDAFALGRDVMPAGDWWRHIGIYGYRVGFLKRFAAMPPGQLEQIEMLEQLRVLEAGHRIAVGIAPEAFPPGVDTSDDLARAEARLAALLR
- a CDS encoding low molecular weight protein-tyrosine-phosphatase → MRLLVVCLGNICRSPMAEGALRSRIEAAGLAEVMDVDSCGTGDWHAGDAPDPRAIRCAAGHGVDIAALRARTLEAADYRAFDALLCADASTLRIVQSRRPADASAQAALLLDWAGRGGGDIPDPYTGDAAGFETVWSLVDEAADAIVERHRRLAPGARGSRIIRS
- a CDS encoding redoxin domain-containing protein, which gives rise to MTEAAIASEFPASLEWLNLSDPLRMTQLRGKVCALAFVNLGSAWSQQCLADLGHLRARHRERLTVVAVNVPRFDAERDARRASKRVHRQQVEFPVAHDPDWTLWQHYGIEAWPTVVLIDGEGRVRERIVGEGGIRALDASVSALADELTPQAVNGDPVRLRRSGEPPLPLRFPVGLALSGNYLYVADSGHHRVLECDTSGRILRQFGSGSPGFIDGPMELAAFTRPHGLHVERDVLYVADTGNHSVRRIELRTGDIATICGAGRPGTTVAGPLADPRAIALDQPRDIVLAGDKLFIACAGDNRIWRLDLGRSSVELLAGSGRLAVIDGIGAMASFAEPVSLACVQQTLYVCDAAGSAIRSVHTRTGAVSTLVGQDPWQFGCVDGPRTDARMQNPQALALEPDAPVLWIADAGNDSLRRLRLGGGELTTCELPQRLHAPAGLAIGNDAVWIADTDSHAVLRLDPASGAVRHVPIGE